The nucleotide sequence TCTCGTAGGGGGCGAAGCCACACACCTCGCGGATCATGTCCCGAACGAACTTGGTGTGCTTGGTCAGGCGCTGCAGATAGAACAGGACAGTCATTAACACACCAAACAAACTGCACTCCCAGATATCCAGGCTAGGAAAATACAAACACACTGGAGCGTGCAGCATCACAATCCTAGAGCAAGTTGTGAGCCAAAATGCAAAACGAGTTGGTGATCTTGTATCCCCCCTTTTCCTACATTCAACCATCAAACCAGAGCCCCAGCCCTCTACACCAAGCAATATTGGAAAATAGTTTACTTATTTGTAAGCTGGGTTTTGTTCATCTTATATTGTACCaggttaagtttcctatctatgtgtattttataatgcgtctatgttttgttttcaaagttttggcaggacaACTGCTTTAACTTCATGAAGAGTGgacacaaactgctttaaaatttcaaaaaaacatgtaattaaaaaaaatcatgactTAAGGGAACATTCCTGAATAGCAATTCCAGTTGCGCAAGCGTACTCTGAACTGCTTGGCATTCCAATACTGGTATTCAGAATCTGCCCATTCAGAACGGCAAACGAATGCCCTGCCACGTATTTAAACTTCTGTCCTATTtcaatgagagaggagaggactcGAAGCCTCATCCAGCTTCACAGCAGTGTGCTCAGCTCTCACCCCTCTTCTACGGCTCTGTCTGGGCTTCATCACATTCTTGGTGGTAGGGTGGCCTTTGTTAAGGCCAACGGCCATAGGATACCTGATCGCCATGTCTGAAACAAAACAAGACGCAGAAACACTTCAGCATACAAAGCAGGGCAACCTGCACCATcactcatgttattattatttatttcttagcagacgcccttatccagggcgacttacaattgttacaagatatcacattattttctacatacaattacccatttatacagttgggtttttactggagcaatctaggtaaaagtaccttgctcaagggtacagcagcagtgtcccccacctgggattgaacccacgacactccggtcaagagtccagagccctaaccactactccacactgctgtctcaTGTTGTAAGCATGTGGGTACCAAACATTTCAGATACAAGTGGATCTAGAGAACAGCATGGATATTCAATTGGGGGCTCCCTATTCCACCTCACTGCAATACCAACACATCTGGCTGTGGCAGTACAGCATTGAATATATAACACTAGCTTTGCAAGGCAACTTCTGCACATGATAATGAAGGTTTTTCAAACACAGCGCTGATCTGGCAAGCTATACGACTAACTGGACACACATCTGACACCACATTGacgttttggtttttttgtatttgtctgaACTTCTGCTCTATTAAAAACAAGCTCACGTCCCCAAATAGTCTTCAACGTGCAATCCTTTGGAACTAAAGGCAAAATACAATTTTAGTTTCGCGCATGTTAAAAAGCATCTATGCTGATTAATGACGCTGGACCAGTCAAGTGAGTTTTGCATGAGCTGCAAAAAGATTACTGGCTATGGATAAGATTTTAACAGAAACACTCCAGTCTAAGGAAGCGATTCGAAATCATCTTGCGGGATGTCTGAATAGAAACGACCTAAACATTGTGGGACAGGAGACGTTAGAGGATTTAAATGAATGCATGCACGTCCAGCCATGAAGTAGAAACACGAGggctctctcacctcacataaCACACCGGTATAGACATATTTAACACAAACACATGCGACATGTAACACGCaacactgaaacattttaacacgTCTGCGGTTCAAACCAGTATTTAACCCTAAAACAATAGCGTATCTAGTTGACTCCGAGTGTGCAGCATGCAATAAGCTATTCATTGCGCTGCTAACTAAATTATTTCacgaaatgtgtttgttttctttgcaaCCCGCGATAGTTTCCACCTCCTGTTAATGTCTATCTATTTTCTTTATCCAGCGTCGTATCTGAACAATATAACTCTCTCATAGAAACCCGGGGTTCGTACTTTCAACCCGTGTCATTTACTTGAGCTGAAAGGGAAAGATGTTCAGGATTTTGGTCCGATTTCATGACCATCTTTCTCAGGACACTGTGGTCTTACCTGCTCTCTCTAATGGCGGACACACAGGAAGGACCTGACAACGACAGAATGCCGGGAAATCAACACGTCATCTGGCGACGAAAGAGGTGTGCGAAAAAACTGAAGGCGCCACCTAGCGGCCGTAAATACCGTCACACGTTAATGTATAGAAGAATGCATTtggaataattacatttttattatataaatcACAGTCTAAAAACGCTTTCATGTTCGATGAACTGAATGATAAAGGTGTACTGTTTGTAGAATGCGACGTCTATgagtaagaaaatatatatttttaacctctaaagtctaaatgtaatgtaatcaaattacataaatacagcttgtgtgtttttttttttcaaagaacaaTGTATTTGGTTGAATATTATAAACGCCCTAGTGGTTCGCACCCTATAGAGAATTATGAAAGAAGCAGCGTTGCTTGCCCGCGGTGTTAACGGTGATAGAACAGCAGACTCTATGCCTCGCTTCCTGTCTCTGTGGACACCGTGAATTTTGTCTGCAAACTTTATTTTCTGCACAGCTGCTGTTGGCACGCATTTAAAACCACAGCCGTTTGTTTCTGCAAAGGATGCCTGAATTCAAATAAAGTCCCCCTGTTAAACCACAGACAGACTGGCTCGGGTAATGCTACACCTAAAagtcaaaaacaaacatataataataataataataataataataataataataataataataataatactttaccaAGTATTATATTCATACTGTTTATTACCAATACTGTCTAGTTAGTAACAGTAATAAcatattgtatttatgttgcaGAAATAATGCCTAATCGaaccattaacattttttttttgtaatgcattttaaatcttCTGTCTAAACCAACACGATTAGAATTAGAACATTAATATTCGCTTCTTAATGCATATCCAGTTTGGCATTAAAACTCCAGCACAGTCCAACAACGTTTAAGTAGACAACAATAATTTGACTTTGATTCCATTTTGCAATTGTTATTATTCTATTATGTTTTGTGTTGCATCAGACTGCACGGCCAGTTAAAAAGTCATGTGCGGGAATGTCACGATGCAAACCACATGCAGATATTAAATGGCTCGCTCGAGCTtgtcttttgtattttaatttgaaaagaaATGAATGCAAGCCTTAATAATAAGCATCTGCCAGCAGCGGTTAGTTTGTGGTATTTTTGATGGGGCGCCAACATTTGAAAAAGGCATGGCTCAATCACTCCGCCTCGGTCAATTTGCAGTATTTTGACCGCGACGTGTTAGCTTTATTCATAATTGACCAATCACCGGCGCCGGGGGGGTGGTAGCGCCCACTAGACCGGATTGCATTGTGGTATATGAAGTCTGGACAAACTAGTCACTCTTCCTCACACGGTCACGGTTAGATTACACTGTAGAAATGTGTGTCTCGTAATTTTCTCGTGGTTACAAACATGCATCTTTAAATGTTTATCAGAAGAATTCTGAAACGCGTGTGCTCCACCACGCCATTCATAGTGCCCTGTCCTCACTGGTACTAGcgcctgtttatttgttcaacTGCTCGCTTTTAGAAACGCTACATGCAAAACCTCCTAATGGTGACTGAATTCTTTCAGGCAGAACAGATTGGTACTGGATAAGGATTCCAGCATACAGAactaataatgtaataaaaaaaaaaaaacacgttctcCTTTTAATAGTGGCCAGGACAAAAAGATCCATTGTGTGTGACTTAAGTTCAGACAGACTTCAAAGCAACGTAGAGTGATTGTGTAATTCACATTGATGGCAGTGGAATGTGCTCCGGAGGTATTACTGCGAGTCATGCGGTCGAGTGAGGGCACGCCCTCCCTTTTTAACACAAAAGGACCGTCCCGGCGAGGAGACCGGCCAAGCCAACTTTTGAATGTaaagaactacaattcccagaaggcGTCGCGCTCGCGTCTTTTGGCGCGCCTTGCGTCGTCGACGGCCATCTTGCCTTGGCAAACCCTTTCATTCTGGTTTCGGGAGGAGACGCCGATTGTAAAATTTGAACCAGCGTGCTGCAAATGAAGTAAACAGCCTCGGATACATGCGTTAAACgtacagagggagagagaaaataacaaagacaCGTCATTTCGGAATTATTTTTCGaagctatattttttttaaagcgagtTCGATGGCGACGGCGACTCCGAGCCGCTCAAGTGCCGGGACTCCCCGGCAAGGAGCCTCCAGCACCCCGCTGTCCCCGACCCGCATCACTCGGCTGCAGGAGAAGGAGGATCTCCGCCACCTTAACGATCGCCTGGCCGTCTACATCGATCGAGTCCGGGCGCTGGAGCTTGAAAATGACCGGCTTATGGTTAAGGTTTCTGAGAAAGAAGAAGTCACCACACGCGAGgtagatttattttaattttctctctagatttttttttttttaatccacgatattatttattatttgtataataaATCGATACCTAATAatttcaagtttgtttttattgtgtgttcaCGTTAtggtacaagaaaaaaaaatctgaggggatttctcaatttttttttaaacaaaaaagtatacaTGTTTGCACTAAACAGCCTTTGTTGTGTGTGAGCTGTTCAAAACTGTTCCTCGCAGTTATTCAAAAACGAGTCATTCCAGTTTGCACTATCTGTGATGTTTCTGATAGTATTTAATTGTCGGTCTTTGTACAGCCCCAGGCGCTGTAGTAttgtggtgtatatatatatatatatatatattttgctgtgTATAAACACGGAGAGAGATAAAAAGAGAAGGATGTTTAAAATCTCGCGGGGCAGGACGGATGATGTTGCACCGGGGATTTGATTTCGTCTTCTTGTGTTTAGATTGGGTCAGGAGTGTGTCAAGTATTCGGTTAATGGAAGCCTCACCCACCCTGTACAAATATTTCAGTGTCTGGGTTTGGATTTTGCGTTCATTGGTAAATTACCATGCCGTACCAATTTCATTTACAAAGCGTCCTTCGTGTGCGAGCTACCCAGGGAGCTGTACAAAAACAGACAGCGAGAGAAACTCCGAAATGCTCGCTAGTGAAACCCCAAATCAAATGTGGTTTGGAGGTTGCATTTCACATGACTGCATGCAGGAGTTACACCAGCGGCTACGGCATCTGTGTTTGAAAAAGTTTAGTGTCCTGGCTAAGCGGGTACAGACTTGAACTGTAACGAATGGCTGACATTGCATGTTTTTTGACGTCGTATCTTCAGCCCTGAATGAAGTGGGCAAACACTGTGCTGTAGTTTGTTTTAAACTATCCCTGGTTTGATGGTTGCTTTCATGCATTCCTTTGTTACGGTAATGCGGGGGGGTCGCATAAGCGGCAGATTGTGGCGCGCTAACTCTCGTCCTCCTTGTCTGTAGTTTTTTTGATAAATCTCTACCCGACTAATCGACACCCCTTAAACAAATAGAGCTTAATTAATCACACCACTGCCAAGACGGGCATTTGTGATTTAATGATCTATTTTACCGCAGTTACAAAATCTCCCTTTGCATAGGATGGTTTTGTCCTCCATTTTAAGGGAAGGGCGCTATGGATACACTGCTGGTAGTATAATGGTATATCCAGACGTGgcggtggggtggggtggggtatgtgttttttggggtttttttttttcactgaacaGCAGACTCGCTCTCTCCCAGAGGTACGAGAAGCGTCCACCTTGCATTCCCATAAGGGTACGCCTGTGTAAATACAATCAAGTGCATGCCAGGTTTTATGATTAAGTCGTGTGAATTAATGTATTTAAGTGGTATCctgtttaactatattgttatgatcaCTGACGCAAGTTAAGTGTACATGTAATGTGTCAAATCACACAGTTTGTGATCGGAGTTTCGAGAACCGCTTTATTCCTAAAGTAGCATTTTTACAAATCATTACTCACCCGCCCCCAATTATATTCGAGCGatcgtgttttttttctattaaaatcgTGAAATTCCCTGTTAGCCTGGCTGCTTAACctcggtattttttttttttacgtaattCATGTTCCAACACTTTAAAACTAgagttataaaatgtgtttttttttttcttcaactcacCAAAAGGCTGCACGTTTGCAAACAGGTTTGAGGCGTGACAATGCCTTTGCTAAGATCTGCTTGAGTTTTATATGACGGCTTATGTTGAGAGGGTAATAATAATCCTCCATTTGCACAGCAGCCTTCAGCATATAGAGCCTCTGCACAGCCCCCTGAATTCACCCTCCTTAattggccacattccacacagtCCGTCCAACCCAGGTTTTGTTTTTGGCTCCGATCCAATGTTAATAGTAAAGCCGTGATCCTTATAGTTGCATGTTGCTTTTGTAGGTGTAACCATGTCTTTGACTGTGAAATCTCCTGTTTTCTATTATATTTCCTGTAACTCCCACAGCAGTTGGAAAGTTTTGTGTTTTATACGCCTTTTGTATGACTCATAAACCTTTTAACATCTATAAAGTATTCTATTCTTTAGCCTCGACATGTACTTGCATATACATGTGTTGCTGTttcatgtaaatgtatttatagtGCAGATTAACTGGGCAAAACATGCTCTTTGTGATTTTAAGTTGGCAGGTTACTTTGGTTGTGCAAGTTTGATATACAGATAATCGACTCCAAAAGGGGGTAAAGCTAACGCCtgtcttgtttttttgtgtgtggaagGGGTGAAGGTGAGTAAGTGTTTGTTTTTGAAGATCTACAAAACGAGCGTGCATCTGGTTTTCAGATTTAAATGTTGCTGTCTACCATGCCTGGTGAGATtgtaaagctgtgtgtgtgtgtgtgtgtgtgtgtccagccGCACTCAGAAGTCCATGCTTGACCCCTCCTAGGTGACCGGGATCAAGTCCCTGTATGAAGGGGAGCTCGCCGATGCCCGTCGTATTTTGGACGAGACGGCCCGAGAGAGAGCCAGGCTGCAGATTGACCTCGGGAAGGCCAGGTCTGAACTGGAAGAGGTCACCAAAAAGTAAGAGTTCAATACAGTGTAGGTTTATAATACGAGTGTCGGGGGCGCATGTGGATATGGGGGTCTCAACCTGTACGCTGCACCCTTACTGTTGTGCCTGGTTTCTAAAATCTCCCCCCCGCATGCCCGTTGAGTCTTTATACCCCCCACCCCTATAATATAGTTGTCTATAATTCCATACAGGAACGATGTTCAGGTTGTTTGTCCGAGCTTTCTGTGTACATTTATCTAGCTTGTTAAACTTGAGCGAAGAGGCACAGAACATCCTGTTGGTGCTTTGAAACCTGTTAACTTAGCAGGCACTTGACTGACCACCgtcttgtaaaataaacaaatctataACATTTTCTAATTAACATCACTCCTGATTGCACATTCCAGGATCTGTATACGAAATATTTAATTTGCTGTTAAGCAACGAAAGGTTACTTTGCTTGGTTTACTGTCCCTGCTAAATAGACCCTACTTCACTCTAATGAGCCCTCAGTGTTCATTATATCGGGGTGTTCACTCTAAAAGggtttgctgtatcagaataataaaaaaacacccaaTTTAAATTGAACAGCCAtgtatagtacttttatgaagattacttagcattgatcaacatttaaatagtatttaaaaaaaaaaaatactcttacATGCTGAATGCTGTAATTACACAtcctttctcttgaaaacaaTATCCAGCATAGATTGCTTTGATATTGTTGATGCTTTTGTTAATGCGCTGTCTGCAGTTGCATTCTCATGCCAGTTCAGTTCACATGTTCAGtttcagtcagtactgagatcctTGTATCCAGGTCGATCCAGGTAAGCGATCGTTCTAATAGGACTAATTGAATTGGTTCTTGCTGCTAGGATGGTTAAAATCGGgggttcgttataagaaggggAAGTTACAATGAAGTCAGCCTGTGTGTTGAAATGGACACGCCCTGTGTGACTCACCCTCATGTATAAGTCAAGTTATGTTTAACAGCCTATAGCCCCCACGGGGGTTGCCATGTAAGATGAAACCATGGCTATTAATATGTTTACCATGacacattgtgtttgtgtgtgtgtgtgtgtgctgtgggtTTGGAGTGAGGCATTTCCTCTGCTCAAGAAAAGAAACCCCTTGCAAATTACCAGctcaaacctgaaaaaaaaaagtcctatcAGAAGATTAGTCAGATCAAAAGCCACATGTTATCGTACTGTTTACCCCATTGCTAAGGAAGTGCAGCAGGCAGGATATGCAACAGTGTGTTCCTGCAGCGCTGCTGCATTGGCTTGTGTGACTCGTCTTAGATTTTTTTGGCATGGTTTAGGATTGAATGGCCTCAAATCTTTATCGGTTACAATCATGACACAAAAGCAAGAGTTTTGATTCCCACTTCCCTTTTATTCACTCCCTATCAAAATGTAACcatcttcaataaaaaaaaaatcaatgcctgTCAATACTCTGTTGATAGCTGCATCATATAATCGATTAAAATCAGATCATTAAAGTGTAACCATTTCCTTTCTCAGTTACAAGAAGAAAGATGGGGACCTGACGGCCGCTCAGGCTAGGTTTAAAGAGCTTGAGTCTCTGTACAACAAGAGTGAAGCCAAGCTCAACGTTGCCCTTTGTGACAACCGCTCCCTGGGGGAGGAAGTGGACGACTTGAGGGCTCAGCTTGCCAAGGTAGGACCACAGTTTGTGGAAGTAGGCAGGTTTGACAGGGCTTCTCCTTTGCCTCCAAACGCCCTGAAATACTCCTGCTGCAACACCTGAACAGGGTGTACCTGTTGCATCAACAGTAGATCTCTTCatagaggtgttgaggaggggtCAGTACTCAGGAGCTAGTGAATGCTGCTTGGTGTATTTCGATGCACTGAGCCTGTGGGAGAGCTTGGGGCAATCAAGGCATGCAGGTTACTTCATACCTCATTTCTATAGCATAATCGGGTTGTCAGTTTCCAGGCATACCTTCTGTCGCTACAAAAAGATGAATAGTTGCTGTGGAATCTAGAAAATGTAACTACCCAATATTGACTCCACACAACGTAAAATCTAAAACATAAAGCATGGCTTTTAGGTGGACACTTAATGCCAGAGGAACCCAAATATTCAGGCGTTTTGTCCTCCATAGTTGTGCATTTTGCTAAAGCTTTCATTGGTCGTGTTTGCAGTGTCCTAAGGAGCCGGCCGTGGTTCCTGTGCttgtttgtgacccctggtttgtGTTTTCAGGCAGAGGATGCCCACGAAGTGGCCAAGAAGCAGCTGGAAGCCGAGACCCTGCTGAGGGTGGATCTGGAGAACCGCTGCCAGAGCCTGTCTGAGGATCTGGAATTCCGCAAGAACATGTTTGAAGAGGTGCGCGTCTTCTACACTGTCTGTGCCACCCTCGCAACTTAAAAACCCACCTCAAAGGAGTCGTGTGCACTGGTGAAAATGAACGCGCTGCCTCTGCGTTGACATGCTAATCCACGCTGTTTTCTGTGTGCGAGTGCTTGTGTGTTAATGCTGTGTTCCTGATTCATCCGTAACGCTGTCTCTTGAAGTGCAcactgtgtgtttgagtgtgtgttgggttctctctttgtgtgtgtgtgcgctcgctcccATGTTAATCTGTGTGCTTGTCTGTGCTGTCGTGTTGATGCTGGACCCTGTGCGTGTCCTCCCTAGCTGActctgtgatttatttttttttttttgcaggaggtgCGTGAGGTCCGGCACAGTCATGAGAAGCGCCTGGTGGAGGTGGACAGCGGCCGGCAGATGGATTTTGAGTACAAGCTGTCCGAGGCTCTGCAGGACCTGAGGAAGCAGCACGACGAGCAAGTGTCCATCTACAAGCAGGAGCTGGAGAACACCTTCCAGTCCAAGGTGCGTTACATTGCACCTCACAGCGCCaaatactgcattttaattcaCATAGGCTGCCGTGCTCTTAACACCTTGTGAATTTAAAGAGGGGTAACTTCTATAACTATTGCTTGGGGAATGTTATTGATGCTTCTTAGTATTTAGTGAAGTGCTGGTTCCACTTTTTGATTTTAATGGTTAAAACCTAGTGAAGGTCTCGATAGCGATTGCACAGGGGAAGATGAATCGATTTGATTGAATTGTTACTCCAATATCCTCACTGCTGCTTTCAGTGGTCTTCTGTGGGGTTGCTTGTCTCTTATTAGGCAGATGTTCGAACCATTGTTCTGTGTTTCCATTAAAAGCTGGGGAATGCCAAGATTAACTCAGAGCAGAACGACAAGGCTGTGTGCGCTGCCCGCGAGGAAC is from Acipenser ruthenus chromosome 49, fAciRut3.2 maternal haplotype, whole genome shotgun sequence and encodes:
- the LOC131721855 gene encoding large ribosomal subunit protein eL36, translated to MAIRYPMAVGLNKGHPTTKNVMKPRQSRRRGRLTKHTKFVRDMIREVCGFAPYERRAMELLKVSKDKRALKFIKKRVGTHIRAKRKREELSNVLAAMRKAAAKKD